From the genome of Athalia rosae chromosome 3, iyAthRosa1.1, whole genome shotgun sequence:
TTATCTCCGTCCTCGGTGCTGGTTCCGATCATCCTACGGAATTCCGAAcatgaaatttctcgtttcatcgGAAAATTGGAGAGCTTGGCCTTCTCCGCTTGGCTATCCCGTAGATGCACCGTGCAGATAAACAAACGGCAATCGGCAAAGTGGAGGTTGAAGATTCCCGGCGGTTCACGACGAATTAGGAGACAGCGTCGAATGTAATTCGGGATTTGAAAAGGCTACCGTAATAGCGAGCTATTAGACGCGAAGAGGCTATTTCACCGCTCGAGCGTTATCAGATCGACCCACTTACCAAATTATTTATCTACATCTCCGcggtttcaaaaaaaatgggggTCCGCCGGTGCGACTGAACGATCGAGTGGCTCGATCAAAAATCGCACTTCAAAACGAAAGAGGCCCGCGGAGTTACCTCAAGTAAACGAAACCATTTACGGCGAGGAGCGCACCCGGGGGCTGAAGGGGGCAAGGGGGGACGTTGGGCTAAATATAATCTCCCTAGATTCCAGGTTATTAAACGTGGGGCGTGCTACCGCctcctcgtctctctctctctctctcgcgatCTTTGGAAACAGGCAAGGGAGAGACCAACGCCAACGCCGAAGAGTAACGCCACGGGGAAACAGGTGTAGCGTATTTATATTAGACGTCCGTGCGTCATACGACCTCGAGGGGGGAAAATCGCGTCCCACGGGCCACTTAGTCAccgaactttttattttatcgcacTTTAATCGGACACATATCATAAAGTGTCCGCACCTGTTGGCACCTGGGAATCGGACTACATTATGACATTCGCGCTAGTCGGGCCAACTGCGGCGACGGTTGCCGTTGGCACGGATCGGGCTCGATGGATTTCTCTCGCACTTTCGAAACTCGAGACGTGTTCGAACGGCCGCCCGCCTCGGTCTTCcggaattatgaaaaatgatttgtGACAGGACATCGCGGACAGACTTCAACAAGAAGAGGAGGCCAGGAACCAGCTCTTCCAAAACAAGAAGAAGTTGGACCAGGAGGTCGCCGGGTTGAAGAAGGATGTCGAGGACTTGGAATTGGCTATCCAGAAATCCGACCAGGATAAGGCTACCAAAGACCACCAGATCAGAAACCTCAACGACGAGATCGCCCACCAGGACGAACTCATCAACAAATTGaacaaggagaagaagaaccaGGGAGAAGTTAACCAGAAGACCGCTGAGGAACTTCAAGCTGCCGAGGACAAGGTCAACCACCTCAACAAGGTCAAGGCTAAGCTCGAACAGACCCTCGACGAACTCGAGGACTCCCTCGAACGCGAGAAGAAACTCCGGTGAGTCGATCGGAGACGTCCCCACGTTCGATGCGGCGTGTGCGGTGCCGGACTAAAGGAGACACCggctgaaaaaaacaataattttttaacattGCAGCGGAGACGTAGAGAAGTCGAAGAGGAAGACCGAGGGCGACCTGAAACTCACTCAGGAAGCCGTTGCCGACCTCGAGAGGAACAAGAAGGAACTCGAACAGACCATCCAGCGCAAGGACAAGGAACTGTCCTCCCTGACCGCCAAGCTGGAAGACGAACAGTCCCTCGTTGGCAAACTCCAGAAGCAAATCAAGGAACTCCAGGCTCGCATCGAGGAGCTCGAGGAAGAGGTGAGTCGGGAGATCCTTGTTCCGGATCAACCGGTGCTCACCTCGGATTCTTTATTCCCCTCTTCAGGTCGAAGCCGAGCGACAGGCTCGCGCCAAGGCCGAGAAGCAACGCAGCGACTTGGCCCGCGAACTCGAAGAGCTCGGCGAACGTCTCGAGGAAGCCGGTGGTGCCACTTCCGCCCAAATCGAGCTCAACAAGAAACGCGAGGCTGAACTCAGCAAGTTGCGCAGGGACCTCGAGGAGGCCAACATTCAGCATGAGGGATCTCTCGCCAATCTTCGCAAGAAGCACAACGACGCCGTCGCCGAGATGGGCGAGCAGATCGACACCCTCAACAAGCTCAAGGCTAGGTGAGTACGAAAGCGTGCGAAGCGGAGGGACGGGAATTGGGGTAGTTCGAACGCGTCCGATCTAAATTACGGATGGATCGGAGGAAATTCGCCGAACCGCGAAATACGAGAGTCGAGTTGAGAATAACTTTTGATAAACTTTTGCAAATAGGGCCGAAAAGGGCCGAGCCGATATCCACCAAGAGTTGAACAACAGTCGCGGAGCTATCGACGTGGTGGCGAGGGagaaggtagaaaaaatccCCACCCCCTGACAGCGTTTatatgtcttttttttcgaccttCCAACTTGTCGTCGTCACTATCAGCATGGAGCGCATTGATCCCCGTATTTCTTCGCAGTATTCGTTGACGCGGTTCTACAAGTGAATAACCGATCTTTCCAGTTTCAGATCCGAacctgaaaaataatcgatctaCTTTCTCGTTACTTGTGTCCTTTGAATATTCAACCCTGGACCGCCGACGCCCCCTACCATTCCCACTCTTCGGCGAAGCCGATGTTTCCACCATCCACCCCAaccattattttcaattcccatcgcgttgaatgaaaatttcttcgcgaCGTCCTCACAACACCCAAAGTTGGCGTTGGCAGTCCAGGTTGAACGGACAAAACTTGTGTCTTATCGCCCGATTCCAATGCGTGTCTAACTCCTCGGTCGTTGCCTTTTCCATGTTACATCGACAGGGCCGAGAAAGAGAAGGTGCAATACTTCAGTGAGTTGAACGATCTTCGCGCCGGAGTCGACCACCTCACCAACGAGAAGGTAATCCCCAGATTTGATCCCCTTGCCGCTGACCGCTACTAACGCTTCTAGGGTAACCAGAACCAGCGAGAGACGTCCCCGTCACGGGATCTTTCATGTTGTGTGACGTGATCCCCTAAGTGCCCCTGCTACCGCTTGCGCGTTCCGCTAGAAATGATGTTGCGTCGTTTATTGACGGATTTTTTGCAATTCCACAACAGGCCGCCCAGGAGAAAATCGCTAAGCAGCTCCAGCATCAGCTGAACGAGACCCAGGGCAAACTGGAGGAGACCAACCGCACCCTCAACGACTTCGATGCCGCCAAGAAGAAGCTGTCGATCGAAAACAGCGACCTTCTTCGCCAACTCGAGGAGGCCGAGTCCCAGGTCAGCCAGCTCTCGAAGATCAAGATCTCGCTCACCACTCAACTCGAGGATACCAAGAGGCTCGCGGACGAGGAATCTCGCGAGCGTGCCACGCTTCTCGGAAAGTTCAGAAACCTCGAACACGACCTGGACAACATCAGGGAGCAAGTCGAAGAGGAAGCGGAAGGCAAGGCCGACATACAGAGGCAACTCAGCAAGGCCAACGCGGAGGCTCAACTCTGGCGTACCAAGTACGAGTCCGAGGGAGTCGCCAGGGCCGAGGAACTCGAGGAAGCGAAGCGCAAGCTCCAGGCTCGCCTCGCCGAGGCGGAGGAGACCATCGAGTCGCTCAACCAGAAGGTCATCGCTCTGGAGAAGACCAAGCAACGCCTCACCACCGAGGTCGAGGATCTCCAGCTGGAGGTGGACCGTGCGACCGCCATCGCGAACGCCGCCGAAAAGAAGCAGAAGGCTTTCGACAAGATCATCGGGGAATGGAAACTCAAAGTGGACGATCTGGCGGCAGAGCTGGACGCGAGCCAGAAGGAGTGCCGCAACTACAGTACCGAACTCTTCAGACTCAAGGGAGCCTACGAAGAGGGACAGGAACAGCTGGAGGCCGTCCGTCGCGAGAACAAGAACCTCGCCGACGAGGTGAAGGATCTCCTCGACCAGATCGGAGAGGGTGGACGCAACATCCACGAAATCGAGAAGGCGAGAAAGCGCCTGGAGGCTGAGAAGGACGAACTCCAGGCTGCCCTCGAGGAAGCCGAGGCAGCGCTCGAACAGGAGGAGAACAAGGTGCTCCGCAGCCAGCTGGAGCTCAGCCAGGTCAGACAGGAGATCGACCGTCGCATccaggagaaggaggaggaattCGAAAACACCAGGAAGAACCACCAGCGTGCCCTCGACTCGATGCAAGCATCCCTCGAAGCCGAAGCCAAGGGTAAGGCCGAGGCGCTTCGCATGAAGAAGAAGCTCGAGGCCGACATCAACGAGCTCGAAATCGCCCTCGACCACGCCAACAAGGCGAACGCGGAGGCCCAGAAGAACATCAAGAGATACCAACAGCAGCTCAAGGACGTGCAGACCGCGCTCGAGGAGGAGCAACGCGCGCGCGACGACGCCAGGGAACTCCTCGGAATTTCCGAACGTCGCGCCAACGCCCTGCAAAACGAACTCGAGGAGAGCCGCACGCTCCTCGAGCAGGCGGACCGTGGCCGTAGGCAGGCCGAACAAGAACTCGGCGACGCTCACGAGCAACTCAACGAAATCGGTGCACAAAACGCTTCCATCTCCGCCGCCAAGAGGAAACTCGAGAGCGAACTCCAGACCCTACACGTAAGTATCCGAAAAATGATCGTCACGGGAGGAAGAGTGTaccgaaatacaaaaaaaaacaaaaaaaaaaaaacggaaggttcgtaattttttcaatgtcgTTCGCAGTCCGATCTTGACGAGCTCCTGAACGAAGCCAAGAATTCCGAGGAGAAGGCAAAGAAGGCGATGGTCGACGCCGCCCGACTCGCCGACGAACTCAGAGCCGAACAAGACCACGCCCAGACCCAGGAGAAGCTGCGCAAGGCGCTCGAGACTCAGATCAAGGAACTCCAAGTCCGTCTGGACGAGGCCGAGGCGAACGCGCTCAAGGGAGGCAAGAAGGCCATCCAGAAACTGGAGCAACGAGTCCGCGAGCTGGAGAACGAACTCGACGGAGAACAGAGGAGGCACGCCGACGCCCAGAAGAACCTGCGCAAGTCGGAGCGCCGCATCAAGGAGCTCAGCTTCCAGGTAAAGCGACAGCGTCCTCGAATcccgtcgaaatttttcaccccgatgCTTCGCCACGTACGAACGTTCGCCAACccggctgatttttttttttcctccaggcCGACGAGGACCGCAAGAACCACGAGCGTATGCAGGACCTGGTCGACAAACTGCAGCAGAAGATCAAGACGTACAAGAGGCAGATCGAAGAGGCGGAGGAAATCGCGGCCCTGAATCTCGCCAAGTTCCGCAAGGCCCAACAGGAGCTCGAGGAAGCCGAGGAGAGAGCAGACCTCGCCGAACAGGCGATCGCAAAGTTCCGCACCAAGGGACGTGGAGGAAGTGCCGCACGTGGTCTCAGCCCAGCGGTAAGCTCTTCTTTCTCATTCCGCCCCAGACATTTCGCAAATCTATCGAATGGGTGATTTTCGCGCGACTCGCACCGATCACGACGCGACGAACGAGACAAGGACCCGCGCGTCAAGATCGAACTTGTTAGGGGATTCTTTGAAAAGGGatcgatgtatatataaagaAAACCATTACGTTCTATGCCCAAATTTAGCCCCAGAAGGGTCGCAAGTTACCCGCAGCCCTGGAGTAGCCAGTCGCCGCTACCCCCGTAAGTCCGAAGACCCAAATGTGTGCAGCGTGAATCCGAGCCCGACACTATGttctaataataatcgtcATTTCTTTCACTTCACCCTCCCGCTCATGTTTCTGGGCAAAAACCAACAACCatacaaacaaataaaaaaaaaaaaaaacatccctcAAAGCCGAAGCAAAAATGATTGTAAAAATCGCCGTTGAATCGGCTCTCACATAATTGCACAAAGCAATCGAGGATTGTTGTCACACGTTGTACTCGTACGGCTTAATTTGTCACCAGGTCCGCACCGCGACCTTTGCTCAGGGTCTCATATTCGCAACAATAACAATCGCGTAATCCCCCAAACGTGGCAAATAATAcgatgaattctaattctgttgtaataaattttaacaAATCATCGTTACAATCACCACCACTTGACCAGCTCTGCGtcgaataaatattcacaaataataattatggatTTAACAGAGATAATCTAACAAatcatgttcttttttttttcttctttttgttttttcgaagaTCGTACCAGGTGTACAGATACGACGTAGTCTCCATATCGTGTACCGTATCGGATATTCAAAGTgcctaatttatttttgttcgccTGTTATTTACAGCCACACAGACCCATTCAACGACCCTTGTTCGACGGTTCTGCGTTCCCGCCACGCTTCGACCTCCAGCCCGACGGTGACCTGTAAGCCAAAACACGAGAACCCCCATCAACAGATTTTTCCCTGCACTCCACCTCGCCGTGaacgatgaaagaaagaagaaggaaaaacaacaacatctttgtctctctctctccctctccccctctcgcCATCAATATCTGTacgatatgaataaatattatatattctacGCTGCACAGTTAATAAGTGACATTGAACATTCATCGAGATAATGATAATCctcgcgttattattatcatcgtcaatattattgttaatattattaatcttattattgttattaattcaTTAATATCGCGGCATCGTGTACGATAAccatcgggaaaaaaaataacaattgcgcgaaaaacgaaagatcgagcacatacgtcgtacgtacgtacgtataagttACACGAGAAGAAAACACTGAACAAGCGCGATTTTTAATGCACGTTtgaacgattaattttatGCACGAGTATTACGCACAAATATCAGTGTCGAGGACAACGAGCGACGAGTGGTAGAAGGAGCTGAGGTTACAACAGCGGCGATTGgttattttatcgttagataaagaaaatgtatattaagaacgaaagaacaagaacaagaacaagatGCAACGATAACGCAACTGCAATgatgatattatataatacCCTATAaagtaatttaatttataaaatgaaatatgtatttattaaaataaataagcaaataaataaatctaagTACTGAATCAATGAATCCATATCACCGACTTTGCACCTGTACGCGTGGATCCCGCAGCGATCGCGGTATAGGCCTGTACGTTATAATAGATTACAGCTGAGGAACGCGATATCGCCGCGTGACTCGCGGTGATTATCGAtctcgttgtcgttgtcgttgtcgaaCGTTTTACTTCCAACGTATCTGAGGGAAAAGTTCGATCGGTTCGACGTCGATCGGACGCGTTTTCCAACGCGATCGCATCGCGGCGAAACGAACGAGCGGCCGAGACCGGGGCGgggatatattttattacttgTTTCAATCATCTCACGTACGCACATCACGATTCACCGCATTATTGcacaattttttaacaaaCG
Proteins encoded in this window:
- the LOC105685360 gene encoding myosin heavy chain, muscle isoform X11; translated protein: MPKPIKQEGEDPDPTPYLFVSLEQKRIDQTKPYDAKKACWVPDEKEGHVLGEIKATKGDVVTVCLPGGETKDFKKDQLQQVNPPKYEKAEDMSNLTYLNDASVLHNLKQRYYHKLIYTYSGLFCVAINPYKRYPVYTQRCAKLYRGKRRNEVPPHIFAISDGAYVNMLTNSENQSMLITGESGAGKTENTKKVIAYFATVGASTKKEDNPNQKKGSLEDQVVQTNPVLEAFGNAKTVRNDNSSRFGKFIRIHFGPSGKLAGADIETYLLEKARVISQQSLERSYHIFYQMMSGAVPNLKQNCLLSDNINDYYFVSQGKTTIPGMDDGEECTLTDQAFDVLGFTQEEKDNIYKITAAVMHMGGMKFKQRGREEQAEADGTEEGERVAKLLGCDCADMYKNLLKPRIKVGNEFVTQGRNKDQVAYSVGAMSKAMFDRLFKWLVKKCNETLDTKQKRQHFIGVLDIAGFEIFDFNGFEQLCINFTNEKLQQFFNHHMFVLEQEEYKKEGIDWAFIDFGMDLLACIELIEKPMGILSILEEESMFPKATDKTFEEKLNNNHLGKSPNFLKPKPPKPGQQAAHFAIGHYAGNVPYNITGWLEKNKDPLNDSVVDQYKKSSNKLLVEIFADHPGQSGGGDAGGGGGKGGRGKKGGGFATVSSSYRDQLNNLMTTLRATQPHFVRCIIPNELKQPGLIDSHLVMHQLTCNGVLEGIRICRKGFPNRMVYPDFKLRYMILAPAIMTAEKDPKIAAAKCFESIGLDPDSYRIGHTKVFFRAGVLGQMEEYRDERLSKIVSWMQAFVRGYLCRKDYKKRQEQRLALQVVQRNLRKYLQLRTWPWWKLWQKVKPLLNVSRIEDELAKWEEKATKAQEAFEREEKARKELEALNSKLLTEKTDLLRQLEGEKGSLSEYQEKAIKLGAQKADLESQLQDIADRLQQEEEARNQLFQNKKKLDQEVAGLKKDVEDLELAIQKSDQDKATKDHQIRNLNDEIAHQDELINKLNKEKKNQGEVNQKTAEELQAAEDKVNHLNKVKAKLEQTLDELEDSLEREKKLRGDVEKSKRKTEGDLKLTQEAVADLERNKKELEQTIQRKDKELSSLTAKLEDEQSLVGKLQKQIKELQARIEELEEEVEAERQARAKAEKQRSDLARELEELGERLEEAGGATSAQIELNKKREAELSKLRRDLEEANIQHEGSLANLRKKHNDAVAEMGEQIDTLNKLKARAEKEKVQYFSELNDLRAGVDHLTNEKAAQEKIAKQLQHQLNETQGKLEETNRTLNDFDAAKKKLSIENSDLLRQLEEAESQVSQLSKIKISLTTQLEDTKRLADEESRERATLLGKFRNLEHDLDNIREQVEEEAEGKADIQRQLSKANAEAQLWRTKYESEGVARAEELEEAKRKLQARLAEAEETIESLNQKVIALEKTKQRLTTEVEDLQLEVDRATAIANAAEKKQKAFDKIIGEWKLKVDDLAAELDASQKECRNYSTELFRLKGAYEEGQEQLEAVRRENKNLADEVKDLLDQIGEGGRNIHEIEKARKRLEAEKDELQAALEEAEAALEQEENKVLRSQLELSQVRQEIDRRIQEKEEEFENTRKNHQRALDSMQASLEAEAKGKAEALRMKKKLEADINELEIALDHANKANAEAQKNIKRYQQQLKDVQTALEEEQRARDDARELLGISERRANALQNELEESRTLLEQADRGRRQAEQELGDAHEQLNEIGAQNASISAAKRKLESELQTLHSDLDELLNEAKNSEEKAKKAMVDAARLADELRAEQDHAQTQEKLRKALETQIKELQVRLDEAEANALKGGKKAIQKLEQRVRELENELDGEQRRHADAQKNLRKSERRIKELSFQADEDRKNHERMQDLVDKLQQKIKTYKRQIEEAEEIAALNLAKFRKAQQELEEAEERADLAEQAIAKFRTKGRGGSAARGLSPAPHRPIQRPLFDGSAFPPRFDLQPDGDL
- the LOC105685360 gene encoding myosin heavy chain, muscle isoform X15 codes for the protein MPKPIKQEGEDPDPTPYLFVSLEQKRIDQTKPYDAKKACWVPDEKEGHVLGEIKATKGDVVTVCLPGGETKQFRKDQLAQVNPPKFERSEDMADLTFLNEASVLHNLKQRYFNKMIYTYSGLFCVAINPYKRYPVYTQRCAKLYRGKRRNEVPPHIFAISDGAYVNMLTNSENQSMLITGESGAGKTENTKKVIAYFATVGASTKKEDNPNQKKGSLEDQVVQTNPVLEAFGNAKTVRNDNSSRFGKFIRIHFGPSGKLAGADIETYLLEKARVISQQSLERSYHIFYQMMSGAVPNLKQNCLLSDNINDYYFVSQGKTTIPGMDDGEECTLTDQAFDVLGFTQEEKDNIYKITAAVMHMGGMKFKQRGREEQAEADGTEEGERVAKLLGCDCADMYKNLLKPRIKVGNEFVTQGRNKDQVAYSVGAMSKAMFDRLFKWLVKKCNETLDTKQKRQHFIGVLDIAGFEIFDFNSFEQLCINFTNEKLQQFFNHHMFVLEQEEYKREGIDWAFIDFGMDLLACIELIEKPMGILSILEEESMFPKATDKTFEEKLNNNHLGKSPNFLKPKPPKPGQQAAHFAIGHYAGNVPYNITGWLEKNKDPLNDSVVDQYKKSSNKLLVEIFADHPGQSGGGDAGGGGGKGGRGKKGGGFATVSSSYRDQLNNLMTTLRATQPHFVRCIIPNELKQPGLIDSHLVMHQLTCNGVLEGIRICRKGFPNRMVYPDFKLRYKILAPAAVDKASEPKKAAEAILDAAGLDADQFRLGHTKVFFRAGVLGQMEEYRDERLSKIVSWMQAFVRGYLCRKDYKKRQEQRLALQVVQRNLRKYLQLRTWPWWKLWQKVKPLLNVSRIEDELAKWEEKATKAQEAFEREEKARKELEALNSKLLTEKTDLLRQLEGEKGSLSEYQEKAIKLGAQKADLESQLQDIADRLQQEEEARNQLFQNKKKLDQEVAGLKKDVEDLELAIQKSDQDKATKDHQIRNLNDEIAHQDELINKLNKEKKNQGEVNQKTAEELQAAEDKVNHLNKVKAKLEQTLDELEDSLEREKKLRGDVEKSKRKTEGDLKLTQEAVADLERNKKELEQTIQRKDKELSSLTAKLEDEQSLVGKLQKQIKELQARIEELEEEVEAERQARAKAEKQRSDLARELEELGERLEEAGGATSAQIELNKKREAELSKLRRDLEEANIQHEGSLANLRKKHNDAVAEMGEQIDTLNKLKARAEKEKVQYFSELNDLRAGVDHLTNEKAAQEKIAKQLQHQLNETQGKLEETNRTLNDFDAAKKKLSIENSDLLRQLEEAESQVSQLSKIKISLTTQLEDTKRLADEESRERATLLGKFRNLEHDLDNIREQVEEEAEGKADIQRQLSKANAEAQLWRTKYESEGVARAEELEEAKRKLQARLAEAEETIESLNQKVIALEKTKQRLTTEVEDLQLEVDRATAIANAAEKKQKAFDKIIGEWKLKVDDLAAELDASQKECRNYSTELFRLKGAYEEGQEQLEAVRRENKNLADEVKDLLDQIGEGGRNIHEIEKARKRLEAEKDELQAALEEAEAALEQEENKVLRSQLELSQVRQEIDRRIQEKEEEFENTRKNHQRALDSMQASLEAEAKGKAEALRMKKKLEADINELEIALDHANKANAEAQKNIKRYQQQLKDVQTALEEEQRARDDARELLGISERRANALQNELEESRTLLEQADRGRRQAEQELGDAHEQLNEIGAQNASISAAKRKLESELQTLHSDLDELLNEAKNSEEKAKKAMVDAARLADELRAEQDHAQTQEKLRKALETQIKELQVRLDEAEANALKGGKKAIQKLEQRVRELENELDGEQRRHADAQKNLRKSERRIKELSFQADEDRKNHERMQDLVDKLQQKIKTYKRQIEEAEEIAALNLAKFRKAQQELEEAEERADLAEQAIAKFRTKGRGGSAARGLSPAPHRPIQRPLFDGSAFPPRFDLQPDGDL
- the LOC105685360 gene encoding myosin heavy chain, muscle isoform X9, with amino-acid sequence MPKPIKQEGEDPDPTPYLFVSLEQKRIDQTKPYDAKKACWVPDEKEGHVLGEIKATKGDVVTVCLPGGETKDFKKDQLQQVNPPKYEKAEDMSNLTYLNDASVLHNLKQRYYHKLIYTYSGLFCVAINPYKRYPVYTQRCAKLYRGKRRNEVPPHIFAISDGAYVNMLTNSENQSMLITGESGAGKTENTKKVIAYFATVGASTKKEDNPNQKKGSLEDQVVQTNPVLEAFGNAKTVRNDNSSRFGKFIRIHFGPSGKLAGADIETYLLEKARVISQQSLERSYHIFYQMMSGAVPNLKQICFLSDNIYDYYNVSQGKITIPSMDDGEECQLTDQAFDVLGFTQEEKDNIYKITAAVMHMGGMKFKQRGREEQAEADGTEEGERVAKLLGCDCADMYKNLLKPRIKVGNEFVTQGRNKDQVAYSVGAMSKAMFDRLFKWLVKKCNETLDTKQKRQHFIGVLDIAGFEIFDFNSFEQLCINFTNEKLQQFFNHHMFILEQEEYKREGIEWTFIDFGMDLQQTIDLIEKPMGILSILEEESMFPKATDKTFEEKLNNNHLGKSPNFLKPKPPKPGQQAAHFAIGHYAGNVPYNITGWLEKNKDPLNDSVVDQYKKSSNKLLVEIFADHPGQSGGGDAGGGGGKGGRGKKGGGFATVSSSYRDQLNNLMTTLRATQPHFVRCIIPNELKQPGLIDSHLVMHQLTCNGVLEGIRICRKGFPNRMVYPDFKLRYKILAPAAVDKASEPKKAAEAILDAAGLDADQFRLGHTKVFFRAGVLGQMEEYRDERLSKIVSWMQAFVRGYLCRKDYKKRQEQRLALQVVQRNLRKYLQLRTWPWWKLWQKVKPLLNVSRIEDELAKWEEKATKAQEAFEREEKARKELEALNSKLLTEKTDLLRQLEGEKGSLSEYQEKAIKLGAQKADLESQLQDIADRLQQEEEARNQLFQNKKKLDQEVAGLKKDVEDLELAIQKSDQDKATKDHQIRNLNDEIAHQDELINKLNKEKKNQGEVNQKTAEELQAAEDKVNHLNKVKAKLEQTLDELEDSLEREKKLRGDVEKSKRKTEGDLKLTQEAVADLERNKKELEQTIQRKDKELSSLTAKLEDEQSLVGKLQKQIKELQARIEELEEEVEAERQARAKAEKQRSDLARELEELGERLEEAGGATSAQIELNKKREAELSKLRRDLEEANIQHEGSLANLRKKHNDAVAEMGEQIDTLNKLKARAEKEKVQYFSELNDLRAGVDHLTNEKAAQEKIAKQLQHQLNETQGKLEETNRTLNDFDAAKKKLSIENSDLLRQLEEAESQVSQLSKIKISLTTQLEDTKRLADEESRERATLLGKFRNLEHDLDNIREQVEEEAEGKADIQRQLSKANAEAQLWRTKYESEGVARAEELEEAKRKLQARLAEAEETIESLNQKVIALEKTKQRLTTEVEDLQLEVDRATAIANAAEKKQKAFDKIIGEWKLKVDDLAAELDASQKECRNYSTELFRLKGAYEEGQEQLEAVRRENKNLADEVKDLLDQIGEGGRNIHEIEKARKRLEAEKDELQAALEEAEAALEQEENKVLRSQLELSQVRQEIDRRIQEKEEEFENTRKNHQRALDSMQASLEAEAKGKAEALRMKKKLEADINELEIALDHANKANAEAQKNIKRYQQQLKDVQTALEEEQRARDDARELLGISERRANALQNELEESRTLLEQADRGRRQAEQELGDAHEQLNEIGAQNASISAAKRKLESELQTLHSDLDELLNEAKNSEEKAKKAMVDAARLADELRAEQDHAQTQEKLRKALETQIKELQVRLDEAEANALKGGKKAIQKLEQRVRELENELDGEQRRHADAQKNLRKSERRIKELSFQADEDRKNHERMQDLVDKLQQKIKTYKRQIEEAEEIAALNLAKFRKAQQELEEAEERADLAEQAIAKFRTKGRGGSAARGLSPAPHRPIQRPLFDGSAFPPRFDLQPDGDL
- the LOC105685360 gene encoding myosin heavy chain, muscle isoform X12 — translated: MPKPIKQEGEDPDPTPYLFVSLEQKRIDQTKPYDAKKACWVPDEKEGHVLGEIKATKGDVVTVCLPGGETKDFKKDQLQQVNPPKYEKAEDMSNLTYLNDASVLHNLKQRYYHKLIYTYSGLFCVAINPYKRYPVYTQRCAKLYRGKRRNEVPPHIFAISDGAYVNMLTNSENQSMLITGESGAGKTENTKKVIAYFATVGASTKKEDNPNQKKGSLEDQVVQTNPVLEAFGNAKTVRNDNSSRFGKFIRIHFGPSGKLAGADIETYLLEKARVISQQSLERSYHIFYQMMSGAVPNLKQICFLSDNIYDYYNVSQGKITIPSMDDGEECQLTDQAFDVLGFTQEEKDNIYKITAAVMHMGGMKFKQRGREEQAEADGTEEGERVAKLLGCDCADMYKNLLKPRIKVGNEFVTQGRNKDQVAYSVGAMSKAMFDRLFKWLVKKCNETLDTKQKRQHFIGVLDIAGFEIFDFNSFEQLCINFTNEKLQQFFNHHMFILEQEEYKREGIEWTFIDFGMDLQQTIDLIEKPMGILSILEEESMFPKATDKTFEEKLNNNHLGKSPNFLKPKPPKPGQQAAHFAIGHYAGNVPYNITGWLEKNKDPLNDSVVDQYKKSSNKLLVEIFADHPGQSGGGDAGGGGGKGGRGKKGGGFATVSSSYRDQLNNLMTTLRATQPHFVRCIIPNELKQPGLIDSHLVMHQLTCNGVLEGIRICRKGFPNRMVYPDFKLRYKILCAHLIKDPIEPRKAAEIILEHINLEPDQFRLGHTKVFFRAGVLGQMEEYRDERLSKIVSWMQAFVRGYLCRKDYKKRQEQRLALQVVQRNLRKYLQLRTWPWWKLWQKVKPLLNVSRIEDELAKWEEKATKAQEAFEREEKARKELEALNSKLLTEKTDLLRQLEGEKGSLSEYQEKAIKLGAQKADLESQLQDIADRLQQEEEARNQLFQNKKKLDQEVAGLKKDVEDLELAIQKSDQDKATKDHQIRNLNDEIAHQDELINKLNKEKKNQGEVNQKTAEELQAAEDKVNHLNKVKAKLEQTLDELEDSLEREKKLRGDVEKSKRKTEGDLKLTQEAVADLERNKKELEQTIQRKDKELSSLTAKLEDEQSLVGKLQKQIKELQARIEELEEEVEAERQARAKAEKQRSDLARELEELGERLEEAGGATSAQIELNKKREAELSKLRRDLEEANIQHEGSLANLRKKHNDAVAEMGEQIDTLNKLKARAEKEKVQYFSELNDLRAGVDHLTNEKAAQEKIAKQLQHQLNETQGKLEETNRTLNDFDAAKKKLSIENSDLLRQLEEAESQVSQLSKIKISLTTQLEDTKRLADEESRERATLLGKFRNLEHDLDNIREQVEEEAEGKADIQRQLSKANAEAQLWRTKYESEGVARAEELEEAKRKLQARLAEAEETIESLNQKVIALEKTKQRLTTEVEDLQLEVDRATAIANAAEKKQKAFDKIIGEWKLKVDDLAAELDASQKECRNYSTELFRLKGAYEEGQEQLEAVRRENKNLADEVKDLLDQIGEGGRNIHEIEKARKRLEAEKDELQAALEEAEAALEQEENKVLRSQLELSQVRQEIDRRIQEKEEEFENTRKNHQRALDSMQASLEAEAKGKAEALRMKKKLEADINELEIALDHANKANAEAQKNIKRYQQQLKDVQTALEEEQRARDDARELLGISERRANALQNELEESRTLLEQADRGRRQAEQELGDAHEQLNEIGAQNASISAAKRKLESELQTLHSDLDELLNEAKNSEEKAKKAMVDAARLADELRAEQDHAQTQEKLRKALETQIKELQVRLDEAEANALKGGKKAIQKLEQRVRELENELDGEQRRHADAQKNLRKSERRIKELSFQADEDRKNHERMQDLVDKLQQKIKTYKRQIEEAEEIAALNLAKFRKAQQELEEAEERADLAEQAIAKFRTKGRGGSAARGLSPAPHRPIQRPLFDGSAFPPRFDLQPDGDL